The genomic segment TCTGAGAAACTGATTAATTATCTTATCAGATTTCCTTCGGCGGGTATCGGTGAAATCGGCCTCGATTATTCCCTGGCATCATCAACACATAAAGAGCAGGAGCGTATCTTCACCAGTCAGCTTCAGATGGCCCAACAGCTCATGCGGCCGGTTACCGTATTTTGTCAGTATGCCTGGGAAAAACTTGTCGAGATTCTTAACAAAATCGGTCCCCTTCCTGCCGGGGGATTGATCAGAGCCTATGCCGGCCCCCCGGAGCTGATAGACAAAATGGAAAAGGCCGGTTTTTATATATCCTTTACTAATTGGATCTGTCCCGCTCGTGCCGATGAGCCTCGAAAAGCGATTGGTTCAGTTTCATGCGACCGGTTATGCATTGAAAGCGATACCCAGTATACGGTTCTTCCGGAACAGAAGGCCGAATTAAATCACCCATCGGTGCTCGGAGATATATGCAGTGCTATCGCCGGAATCCGGGATATGACTGGACAGGATGTTGCCGAATTGACATGCAAAAATGCGCGTCGACTGTTTTGTAGTAGAGCGGCATAGAGTCGCCAGGCAGCGGTAATGCCAGACACAGAACAGGCATCTGCTAATCGGGAGGGTTTATCAGGTCAGAAACTTTCTTTGACAATTCTGCGGCTTTAAACGGTTTTTTTAGAAAACCGGTCGATTTATTCTTTAGTAAATCGGTTAGAACCCCGTCTTCGCTGTATCCTGAAACAAAGAGTACTTTGGTATTATCGTTAATTTGAACAAACTTTTCGAATGCCTCTTTTCCACTCATTACCGGGAGTATCAGGTCAAGGACCACAAGATCGATTTTTTTCCATGAGGTTTGATAGTGAATAATTGCATCTTTGGCATTAGTGAATCCTTCAGCTGTGTAACCAAATCCTCCAAGCATATCCACGAATGCCTCTTTAACCGACTCTTCATCATCGACGACAAGGATCCGACCTCGCGCGCCAACCGGAAAGGGCACTTCATTTTCTTCATTGCTGTCCTGCGTCCGTGATGCTGAGGGGAATGCGATTGTAAAGATGGTTCCTTTACCTTTTTCGCTGGCAACATCGATAGTGCCGTTATGACTTTTTATTGTACCGTATACTGCGGCAAGTCCCATTCCGGTGCCGCGGCCGGGTTTTTTGGTTGTGAAGAATGGTTCGAAAATTCTTTTTTGCAGCGATGGATCGATTCCTGTTCCCGTGTCGCCGACTGAAATCTCTATGTATTCCCGTTGTACCGTTCGATTTTTCAAACGGACTGTTTTCATGGGCGATCGAGTGGAAAAGGTTATCACACCTCCTTCCGGCATTGCATCACGGGCGTTCAAACCAAGATTGAGAAGTGCATTTTGAATCTGACCGGAATCACCCGCAATAACTGAATTTACGGCATTGGTAGTAAACTTTATGCCGATAGTTTTATCTATACTGCGCTCGAGTATGGCAATTACCTCAGAGATAATCGCATGAATATCAGTTGGATTTCTTTCGTAATTTCCTCTCCGTGCAAAAGCAAGGAGCTTTTCGGTTAAAGCAGCCGCCCGGCGGGAAGGCTTGAGAATTGAATCAGCATAGGATACAATTTCAGGATCCTTTTTATAATCCTGACGAAGCATTTCGGCATTGGCCATTATGCCTACAAGCTGGTTGTTGAAATCGTGCGCTACGCCTCCGGCAAGCTGACCGATCGCCTGCATTTTTTCCGACTGCAAAAGCTTCTGTTCCAGTTCCTTTCGTTCTTCTTCGGCTCTAACTCGATGAGTAATATCACGAAGGGTTCCCTGTGAGCCTCGTAGATTCCCCTTTTCGTCTCGTAAAAACATGACTCTCAACTCTCCCCAGAATCGTGACCCGTCTTTGCGCACATATTCGCACCGCTGAAGGGGTATTTCGATATCCTGATCCTGTGCAAGATGGGTATACCGTTTGAAGCTCTCTGTTGCTTTGGCAAACGATTCGGGGGTCAGCAGGCGAGTGGCATGAATAGAAAGGATCTCTTCAACTGAATAACCAAACACTTTTTCCACAGAAGGACTCGTATAGGTTATATTGAAATTCATATCCTGAATAAAAAGCACATCCGGCATGTTTTCTGCTAAAAGACGGTATTCTTCCTCACTTTCTTTAAGTGCAGCGGATTGCCTGGTTACTTTGTGCAATGAATCCGATAATCGCCTCTGTATACTTCCAACCCCCGCAAGCATAACCGATGTATGAAAGGCATAACCCAAAAGTTGTGTTAACCAGGTTTGCGGTTCGTGCAAATAATTGCTTTCCAGGAAGGCGCCGGGAACCAGGTCGTAGTATTCTAAAACACCGATAATACCAATGGAAATGACACTGGCAATTAGAGTAAAAATACCGGTCAATATGCCGAATGATGCTCCGGCGATCACACAGCACATGCTGAGAATTACCCAGCTGACCGTTGCCAGTCCCAGAGAGATAAAACTGGAAACA from the Chitinivibrionales bacterium genome contains:
- a CDS encoding PAS domain S-box protein; translated protein: MTAIRDEYNSHKDARETLGIIIDKLGILIITFGTVATAVSVSRITSQGWHIDILSDLLVFIAVIVVVFLRKKMPISLVMALLLSLAGLGAVSSFISLGLATVSWVILSMCCVIAGASFGILTGIFTLIASVISIGIIGVLEYYDLVPGAFLESNYLHEPQTWLTQLLGYAFHTSVMLAGVGSIQRRLSDSLHKVTRQSAALKESEEEYRLLAENMPDVLFIQDMNFNITYTSPSVEKVFGYSVEEILSIHATRLLTPESFAKATESFKRYTHLAQDQDIEIPLQRCEYVRKDGSRFWGELRVMFLRDEKGNLRGSQGTLRDITHRVRAEEERKELEQKLLQSEKMQAIGQLAGGVAHDFNNQLVGIMANAEMLRQDYKKDPEIVSYADSILKPSRRAAALTEKLLAFARRGNYERNPTDIHAIISEVIAILERSIDKTIGIKFTTNAVNSVIAGDSGQIQNALLNLGLNARDAMPEGGVITFSTRSPMKTVRLKNRTVQREYIEISVGDTGTGIDPSLQKRIFEPFFTTKKPGRGTGMGLAAVYGTIKSHNGTIDVASEKGKGTIFTIAFPSASRTQDSNEENEVPFPVGARGRILVVDDEESVKEAFVDMLGGFGYTAEGFTNAKDAIIHYQTSWKKIDLVVLDLILPVMSGKEAFEKFVQINDNTKVLFVSGYSEDGVLTDLLKNKSTGFLKKPFKAAELSKKVSDLINPPD